A window of the Malaclemys terrapin pileata isolate rMalTer1 chromosome 6, rMalTer1.hap1, whole genome shotgun sequence genome harbors these coding sequences:
- the TOMM5 gene encoding mitochondrial import receptor subunit TOM5 homolog, whose protein sequence is MFRIEGLGPGPKMDPEELKRKMRQDVFSSVRTFLLYVALLRITPYILKKLDSI, encoded by the exons ATGTTCCGGATcgaggggctggggccggggcccaaGATGGACCCGGAGGAGCTGAAGCGGAAGATGCGGCAGGATGTTTTCAGCTCGGTCCGCACCTTCCTCCTCTACGTGGCGCTGCTGCGGATCA CTCCATACATCTTAAAGAAATTGGATAGTATATGA